In a genomic window of Enterobacter asburiae:
- the ssuD gene encoding FMNH2-dependent alkanesulfonate monooxygenase produces MSLNLFWFLPTHGDGHYLGTEEGSRPVDHAYLQQIAQAADRIGFTGVLIPTGRSCEDAWLVAASMIPVTQRLKFLVALRPSVVSPTVAARQAATLDRLSNGRALFNLVTGSDPQELAGDGVFLDHTERYEASAEFTHVWRRLLEGETVTFEGKHIHVRDAKLYFPPVQQPRPPLYFGGSSDVAQDLAAEQVDLYLTWGEPPELVKEKIAQVRAKAAAHGRRVRFGIRLHVIVRETNEEAWQAADRLISHLDDETIAKAQAAFAKTDSVGQHRMASLHNGKRENLEISPNLWAGVGLVRGGAGTALVGDGPTVAARINEYADLGIDSFILSGYPHLEEAYKVGELLFPHLDVAIPEIPQPQRLQLQGEAVANEFIPRKAAQS; encoded by the coding sequence ATGAGTCTGAATCTTTTCTGGTTTTTACCCACCCACGGCGATGGACACTATCTTGGCACAGAAGAGGGCTCGCGCCCGGTTGACCATGCCTACCTGCAGCAGATTGCGCAGGCGGCGGACCGAATCGGTTTTACCGGCGTGCTGATCCCGACCGGACGCTCGTGCGAGGATGCCTGGCTGGTGGCTGCGTCGATGATCCCGGTCACTCAGCGCCTTAAATTCCTGGTTGCATTGCGCCCGAGCGTTGTCTCCCCCACCGTGGCGGCGCGTCAGGCGGCAACGCTGGACAGACTCTCCAACGGCCGCGCCCTGTTTAACCTGGTGACGGGCAGCGATCCGCAGGAGCTGGCGGGCGACGGCGTGTTCCTCGACCATACCGAGCGCTATGAAGCCTCCGCCGAGTTTACCCACGTCTGGCGGCGCCTGCTGGAAGGAGAGACCGTCACCTTCGAAGGCAAGCATATTCACGTTCGCGACGCGAAGCTTTACTTCCCGCCGGTGCAGCAGCCGCGTCCTCCGCTCTATTTTGGCGGATCGTCGGATGTGGCTCAGGATCTGGCCGCCGAGCAGGTCGATCTCTATCTGACCTGGGGCGAGCCACCGGAGCTGGTGAAAGAGAAAATTGCCCAGGTCCGGGCCAAAGCCGCCGCTCATGGCCGCAGGGTACGCTTTGGGATTCGCCTGCACGTGATTGTGCGTGAAACCAATGAAGAAGCCTGGCAGGCGGCAGACCGTCTGATCTCCCACCTGGACGATGAGACCATCGCAAAGGCGCAGGCTGCGTTTGCCAAAACCGATTCCGTCGGGCAGCACCGCATGGCCTCTCTGCACAACGGCAAGCGCGAGAATCTGGAAATCAGCCCGAACCTGTGGGCGGGCGTCGGTCTGGTACGCGGCGGCGCGGGCACGGCGCTGGTCGGCGACGGGCCAACCGTGGCCGCGCGGATTAATGAATACGCTGACCTGGGCATCGACAGCTTTATCCTCTCCGGCTATCCGCACCTGGAAGAGGCCTACAAGGTGGGCGAGCTGTTATTCCCACATCTGGACGTCGCCATTCCAGAAATTCCGCAGCCGCAGCGGCTCCAGCTGCAGGGCGAAGCGGTGGCAAACGAGTTTATTCCACGTAAAGCCGCACAAAGCTAA
- a CDS encoding sulfonate ABC transporter substrate-binding protein codes for MFKTLTYLGLAGLMAFTAQAQAAEAAPDSLRIGYQKGSVSMVLAKSHQLLEKRFPDTKFSWVEFPAGPQMLEALNVGSIDLGSTGDIPPIFAQAAGADLVYVGVEPAKPKAEVILVPENSEIKSVADLKGHKVAFQKGSSSHNLLLRALQEAGLKFTDIQPVYLTPADARAAFQQKNVDAWAIWDPYYSAALLQGGVRVLKDGTTLKQTGSFYLAARPYAEKNGAFIQGVLDTFTQADALTQTQRQASIALLAKTMGLPEPVIASYLNHRPPTTIAPVDAHVAALQQQTADLFYQNRLVPKQVDIRERIWQPAGKEGAKS; via the coding sequence ATGTTTAAAACCTTAACCTACCTCGGACTGGCTGGCCTGATGGCGTTTACCGCGCAGGCGCAGGCTGCAGAAGCCGCACCGGACAGCTTACGCATTGGCTATCAGAAAGGCAGCGTCAGCATGGTGCTGGCAAAAAGCCACCAGCTGCTGGAAAAACGCTTCCCGGACACCAAATTTTCCTGGGTAGAGTTCCCGGCAGGGCCACAGATGCTTGAAGCGCTGAACGTCGGCAGTATCGATCTGGGCAGCACGGGCGATATCCCGCCTATTTTTGCTCAGGCTGCCGGGGCGGACCTGGTATATGTCGGCGTAGAACCCGCTAAACCGAAAGCCGAAGTCATTCTGGTACCTGAAAACAGTGAGATTAAAAGCGTCGCAGACCTTAAAGGGCATAAAGTCGCTTTCCAGAAAGGTTCCAGCTCGCACAACCTGCTGCTGCGCGCCTTACAGGAAGCCGGGCTCAAGTTCACGGACATTCAGCCCGTTTACCTGACGCCTGCCGACGCGCGCGCCGCGTTCCAGCAGAAGAACGTTGATGCCTGGGCTATCTGGGATCCGTACTACTCCGCAGCCTTACTGCAAGGGGGCGTTCGGGTGCTGAAAGATGGCACTACGCTGAAACAGACCGGCTCGTTCTATCTCGCCGCGCGCCCTTACGCGGAAAAGAACGGCGCATTTATTCAGGGCGTACTGGATACCTTTACCCAGGCCGATGCGCTGACCCAGACCCAGCGTCAGGCGAGCATTGCCCTGCTGGCGAAGACCATGGGGTTGCCTGAACCGGTGATCGCGAGCTATCTCAACCACCGTCCGCCCACCACCATTGCGCCCGTGGATGCACACGTCGCCGCACTTCAGCAACAAACCGCTGACCTCTTCTATCAAAACCGTCTGGTGCCAAAACAGGTCGATATCCGCGAACGCATCTGGCAGCCCGCAGGCAAAGAAGGAGCTAAATCATGA
- the ssuE gene encoding NADPH-dependent FMN reductase: protein MRVITLAGSPRFPSRSSALLEYAREKLNALDVEVCHWNLHNFEPEDLLYARFDSPALKTLIEQLKEADGLIVATPIYKASFSGALKTLLDLLPERALDGKVVLPLATGGTVAHLLAVDYALKPVLNALKAQEILHGVFADDSQVIDYQHKPHFTPNLQTRLDAALETFWHALHRRDIQVPSFNPPQGVAHV from the coding sequence ATGCGCGTCATTACCCTGGCCGGAAGTCCACGATTCCCTTCGCGCTCCAGCGCCCTGCTGGAATATGCCCGTGAAAAGCTCAACGCCCTCGACGTGGAAGTGTGCCACTGGAATCTGCATAACTTCGAACCTGAAGATTTGCTGTATGCCCGCTTCGACAGCCCCGCGCTGAAAACCCTCATTGAGCAGCTCAAGGAAGCGGACGGCCTCATCGTTGCGACCCCGATTTATAAAGCCTCGTTTTCGGGCGCGCTGAAAACCCTGCTCGATCTTCTCCCCGAGCGCGCACTGGACGGCAAAGTGGTTCTGCCGCTGGCAACGGGCGGTACGGTTGCCCATTTACTGGCGGTGGATTATGCCCTGAAGCCGGTGCTGAACGCCCTGAAGGCTCAGGAGATCCTTCACGGGGTTTTCGCGGATGATTCACAGGTCATTGACTACCAGCATAAGCCGCACTTTACGCCGAATCTGCAAACCCGCCTTGATGCTGCGCTGGAAACCTTCTGGCACGCGCTGCATCGCCGGGATATCCAGGTTCCTTCTTTTAATCCGCCGCAGGGGGTCGCACATGTTTAA